DNA sequence from the Nicotiana tomentosiformis chromosome 3, ASM39032v3, whole genome shotgun sequence genome:
GATGATTTGTCTTACTGTCTAAGCACacgatatttttttatttttgtttttattgcACATTATATCCCATAAAGCTAGATTTATTCCTAGGATAAAAGTTGGACCATAATATGGTTTTGGTATTAAACTATGCACACACAAGTAAAAAtgaattttatatgaaaaatgaaaCAGTGTATAAGTAACACATTAATTTCATTTCATGTATAGGAAAAACAGAAAACCAAAGTACTTACTACAGTAATATCTCTTCTGCCAAATAGTATACCAGAATTATACATCTGTTATCTCTTAAACCAAACAACACCTAAAAGTTCTTTATATACTTCACCACACCAATTTCACCTTTGAAAGAAACCTTCAAAACCATTTCTACTTACTCCCAAGAAAGTATGGCTTACCAAAACATCGATGACTGCTCTTCTGATGAACAATATCCATCTGATGAAATTGCTGTTCTTGATCCTAAACCTCTTGCAGTAGTAGCACCACCAGATTGTGGTGTTCATCCTCCTATTGTTGCATCCTTCAATGATAGAATCCGACCACTCCTCGACTGCGTAGACAAACTCCGCCACCTTAACATCATGCAAGAAGGCATCCAGCTTCCGACCATCGTAGTAGTCGGCGATCAATCTTCTGGAAAATCCAGTGTTCTTGAATCCCTTGCTGGAATCAGCCTTCCTAGAGGGCAAGGCATTTGCACCAGAGTTCCTCTAATTATGAGGCTGCAAAATGACACAAAAATCACAACAACAAATCTTCGCTTGGAGTACAATGAGAAGTCGCTCCCTGTCGATGAAGCTGGCATTGCAGATGCTATCATTCTTGCAACTGATGAGATTGCAGGCCATGGTAAGGGCATATCTAACAACCCTTTAACACTTGTAGTGAAAAAGAATGGTGTGCCAGACTTAACCATGGTAGATTTGCCTGGAATCACTAGAGTTCCTGTTAAGGGACAACCTGAAGACATTTATGAGCAGATTTCTGATATCATTATGAAATACATAGCTCCTGAGGAAAGCACAATCTTGAATGTTTTGTCAGCTACTGTCGATTTTCCTACTTATTAGGATGTCTCAGAAGGTTGACAAAACAGGGGAAAGGACTTTAGCTGTTGTGACAAAGGCCGATAAAGCTCCTGAAGGTTTGCTTGAGAAAGTTACTGCAGATGAAGTGAATATAGGACTCGGCTATGTTTGTGTGAGGAATAGAATTGGGAATGAGTCTTACGAAGAAGCCAGGAGTGATGAGGCAAGGCTTTTCTCAACCCATCCACTTTTATCAAAGATTGATAAATCCATGCTTGGCATTCCAGTTCTGGCACAAAAGCTGGTGCGTATTCAAGCAAGTATCATTTCGAAATGCTTGCCTGAAATTGTGGGGAAAATCAATGACAAACTAACTGCTAATGTCGCCGAACTCAACAGGCTGCCTCAGCGTTTAAGTTCTGTGGCTGAAGCTTTGACGGCATTCATGCGTATTCTTAGTTCATCCAAGGAATCATTAAAGAAAATTCTTCTAAGAGGGGAGTTTGACGAGTATCCGGAAGAAAAAGAAATGCATTGCACAGCTAGACTGGTTGAAATGCTTGACCAATACTCTATTGAGCTGCATTCAAAGAATTTAGagaaaaatgaagactttttgaGGGAAGAGATGATGGCTTTACAGGAAACAAAAGGGATTGGATTGCCGAACTTCCTTCCTCGGGCCGTTTTCCTCAATGTATTGCAGATAAAAGTCAAGGAGATTGCTGGAATTCCAGAGGATTTCGTGGGTAGACTGTGGAATTACGTAGAGAGAATTGTTATCAAAGTGTTAATGTATCATTGTGATAACTACCCACAACTTCAGTCTTCCACCAGAAGAGCTGCTCAAAACTTGATTCTCATCAAGAAGAACGAATCAGTTGATTGGGTAAGGGAAATCATCGGGATGGAAAAGCTGACTGATTACACTTGTAATCCTGACTATTTAGCAACTTATAGCAAGCTCATAGAGCAACAACACGCGTTTATGGAGATTATGAACGATCCCTCGAAGCCCTCCGTAATAAACTTGGAAGGTGTTGGAGATATTGATGTTGGTCATTTAAGGAAGCATCTAGGTTCGGTGCAGCAGGCATTTGATATGAAGATGAGGATAACTGCCTATTGGAAGCTTGTGTTGATGAGGATGGTTGATTTTATGGCTTTGCACATTATGTACAGCATTCAAAAGATGGTTAACAAGGAGATGGAAGAGGAGATCGTTCAGGATCTGATGGCGCCTCACGGTGGTGGAATCGAGAGAATGCTGGATGAGTCACCTTTGATTGCCGAGAAGCGCACTAGGCTCGACAAGAGTGTCAAGCTTCTCAAGGAGTCAAAAGAGGTGGTGGCAAATATCATGGACAGGATTTCTCTTCATGGTGATCAAGAAAAGGACTAGATTAATATTTTGTACTCCTGATCAGGGCACTGCATTCCACTTCAGCCAATGTTCCTCTTCTAGTATGTAACTACCTAAGTATAAGTAGTTTAGTTGTGGAATGCCTATAGTAGGAATTAAGTATATGTGGCCCTGCTTGTGTGTAGTTTTCGTGTATTCTAATGCCAAATCAAGTTTCTATCTTCTAATTTGGCCTAAGGGAACTTAAATTCATGCTGCTTTTCTTTTCTGAAGAGTGCACTGCTTCCTTTTTCCTGCAAAATTTACATCCATTGGCTATGATTTGGATCTGAAATTATCATATGTTGGAATAGAGGTAGTAAAGGTCCTGCGGCTCACCCTTATCACTAATCATACATCCCATAATCTGGGTATGAACAAGAGTACATTGACTGCTAAAGGTAATGGAACAACAAAGGGACTGAGTGACTTGTTTTGTTAAATCATTCAAAACAAGGTAATGGAACAACTGCTTTAATTTGGCCGTGGTTTCGATGCCAATGGTAAGGGAAACTATGGGTGGTGATAAGATATTGGAAAAACAAATGAACAAATGTATGTTACTTGTTATGTAGTTTGAGGTTCCTAAATCACGAATCTAGGTCCCTGGAAACAAAGAATGACTCAAGCATCTAATTGAGATAACAATATATGCAAGAAAGATGGTAAACAAAAAGATACTTAACCGCGTTATATTTCATACACACATTATTCAGTAGCGTAAACCACAGTTGACTGATCTCCTAAAGGTGCTTTACGGTTTTTGTTCTTTTAGGAGAACATTTTGATGAATTCGACTTCAAGAACAGATTTGGGCTATAGAAAATCGAAAAAATGGCTTTTCTATTTTTCTCGTTACTGATTGGCATTAACGTGTTGATGCAGATAAACAACTTAGGCAAACCTTGCATTCTAGTCGCAAGTTGGACATGCTAAAACTTATTCCTAATAAGGATATCTTAGAAAAAAGGATATCTTAGCTAGCTAgaagtcaaaaaaaaaaatacgagtacttatatgtgaaaatttgaccgatttagactcttaggttcttatgtacattaaaatgaagttgtcttacctagtcttagagactaggtgtcatcacgattccTGAGGAtagattttggattgtgacactGAGATCTGAAATTATAAAATTATGATatccaaataactcaaatacaataacaataactaaaCCTCAATATCAATCAATCTAGATATGGCATCTGCTAAATGCCAGAAGTGAAGTTGCGAGACAGGGTTGGTAGCCTGGTATGTGGCGGGTCAAAGGGAGATAAACCTTTGCATTATGTGAATAAAGGTGGAACCTTAGAATCAAATAATGTCCTCTCCATATTTGCTTCATTTTGACCTAGTatgttttttttttgtcttttgtgAAACCAAAAAGGGAGGATACAATAATTTTCATCTACGGAACACAAACTAAACGTGATTATTGATGATCATTCCTTTTTTACAACAGATGAACTTATATCAAAGAGAAAGACGCCTTTCAAAATGGAGCAATTCTACATTTCAATTTGATATTTTCTTCCCATCATTGGTACTGCAAGGAGATATGCAACCACCAATTTTGATTGTGGTAATCAACTCAAAACAAAGATAGTATAGAAAATGTATTTATTTGAAGATATTTGTGTTAGTTTTCGTGAAAATCCATTTGCTTTTCATTTCAGAAAACGTTTAGTATTTAAAAAATAGAATCTTTTGTGAGAGAATTAAGTATTGAAGATACTTGTTTAAACCTCTGTGATTTCGTCTATAGATATAGGTTTAATTCATCGAACTACACTGCGTAAATATTTATTTTCTTGCAAGGTGATATTTGCCCTATTGATTTCTGTTTAGTACGATGTGTTGAAActtgaaaataatgtttttctcttttctttttgaaTAGTACGTATTCACATGTCAAGAATGTTTTTGCATTTTTATCTGTGGATTTACTTGGCAAGAGAAACTTTATGGTTCAAAATTCTACTAATTTTAACTTTAATTTTACTAGGAGTTTAAGCATATTATGGTGTTGATCAAATGTAAGATAGGATGAATGAAATCAGCGTGTAGAAGTTAAGGATACAAGTCCAAATCAAATTAATAAAATTCAAAGTAACTCAAGAGAATCCATAAAATGGCCAAAATATGTcatgaaaaataaaaaggaacACTACATAATAAGTTCTAGTAAAACCAATGGAATGAAGGATCAAATAAAGATGGTGATGAAGTATAAACTCCATTTTGATCAGCCAATAAGTTAGCAAAATATTCAACTTGTTGTTGTCCTTGAAGTGGTGACTGAGCTTTGAGTAATTCAATTTCAGCTAGTACTTTAGTCAATTCGCATTGTAATTGGTAGATTTCTTCATGTAAAACAGTAATGATCCCAACACAACCGTAAACTGGATCCTTTATTCTGCAATATGCCTCATAGTACAACGTGTCTGCTACATCCCCTCGTTGATGCTCTTGTACTtgctgttataaaataaaattaaaagaaattagtTTCTTTAATTCTTTGACATATTTTAGCACACATAAGTTCAACTAGGAACTCGTATCTTTCCGAATCCAAAAGCTGGATACATAGACATGCAAATAATCCTCGCTAactatggtttgaagtgtgaaaTACTACTCTTTCCACCTCAAAAGAATACGGTTTAAACTATGGGATGAAACCATTTTAATTATGGGTCTCAATTCATAACATTATAACATTATGGAGATAGTAATCAATACGAATAAATAAGTTAATAACTACTTCTCTATGTGGTTATCTTAATTTATTGTCACTTATCATTGAAGGAGCAAGAGAAAGAAAGATCCAAACATTTTAACTAACCTAAATAAATGACTGCCGAAACATATTTACACAGATATTATGAAGCACTGAATGAGAaaagaatatacaaaataatatctTGTCTGTACAAATATACTTAAAAACGTATTTAATTCAAGCAAGAGAATAAACAAAGATTCTTATAGGAATATGATATGGTACTTACCTGGAGCATCTTTCCAacattgctagcaccatagatgcTATGAACACAAGAAAATTTTTGTGGATTATTTGGAGGAAAATATGGTAAAAAGATACAATCCGAAGGACATCTTCTTCTTAATTGCTTGCAAGCTGCACAACGAGTGGAAGTCATTTTCTTTCAAAGAAGATTTTGTTTGTCTAAAAGAAAATATTGTGAAAAtcttttgtttgtgaagaagaaaatgTAAGCAAAGATCTTAGTTGCTTAATACCTCAATTAAGATTCAAGAGTGTATTTAAATGAAACTATTAACGGCTAGCtttttaaaaatttggtattgtaAGGAAAGTTACCAGTACTACAAATTAGCCATTCACTGATTGAGCTAAAATTGGCCAAAGTTTTCTAATTACTTTTTCTGTTTTTTATGTGCATGCATTCAAAATTTAGAGGAGGAGATGTAATAAAAGTTATTATGCGCTTTGTATTTAAAGAAATCATCCAAATTGTGTGAAACAATCTGCtttatgaagaaaaaaaagaaggaaacagaaaaataagaaaagcccataatttttttttatttaatttaaactTCAGCTTTGGGTGACCATGTGAGATTTCTCTCCCTTATGTAATGGAAAAAGTTGCATGACTCTCACTGTCGATTGTTATTAATCCCTTTCCCAATGTCCTTGTCCTATGTAAAATGTAAAAGAATTTCTAAGAAATGAAATCGTGTTTTACTTATATCAAAAGGTCAAATACTAACCAACTGGAGGTAACGTACCAGAAAACTAGATACGCATTAACACGAGCACAAATAATTAATGAAGTTAATTAGGACATAGTGATACAGCTAGAGCAACCTAGGAAGGTGTCTTCATTAATAATGATGCAATACTTTAAGGGTAGTTTGATAGGAGGTATTAGGAAAAATAATGCAATCATTAGCTTTGTGCATTACTAATACCTTGTTTGGTACATTTTTTAaacctatgtataactaatacattaGTTATACATCATATTTGGTATTAACCTATGTATAAGTAAGGCATAGAAAACCTTGAcattagtaataccaaggctattaatgcatgcattagtatggttaaagacaaaattgtcCTTAGAGTCCCTTAAAGCTAgagaatatggagggcatttttgtaaacaactatttttcttaaaaattatgcaatgcattataatttttaatacaccacaccaaacagtTTATAAGAGataatatctgcataactaatgcttgcattacaaacccatgcattactaatacactgTATTCTgcactattcttatacaccctaccaaacgacccctaaatgtTCAGCCATATTCAAAAGACTATCTAATTCCTTAATTTGTCAAAAACAATCATATGAATTTTTGTTGTTTCTTTAAGACTCTAACTAGGAGCTCATTCATCTAGAATCCATAAACTTTTGCTACTGCTAATTTTACGTGTTTCAATTAGGCCTCGCAGGCAAACAAAATACTCCCACCGTTCACTTTTACGTATCCAGTattctaaaaataataaattttcacCTCTATATTTGTCACTTCTAGCATATCAAGAGATGATATTTTTCTCTTTTCCTGTTATACCGACAATATtcattactcatttcaaatcattttctcaaatccattaaaaatatgcatcaattaatatgagtatcatggtaaattatacacttcatttattatttcgtAAGAAGTGTGCAAAGTTCATAGTGGACgtgtaaaagtgaacggagggagtatttacTTTATAAGGCAATATAAAGTAAATATTTTGTTAGCCTGCGAGGTTTAATGGAAACATGTAAGATTAGCAGTAGCAAAATTCTTGACAAATACCTAAcctaatataaatataactagcTAAATCGTAAGAGCAATACACTATAGGCTATCAGATAATTATTCTATAAACTTGGAAAAGACCATAAAAATATAGATACGACAGTTTCATGCCTTAAAATGTacaactttttttatttttcttgtgtaTGATTAATGTGAACTTTGTTTATCACTTGACTGTAGAGCTTCCTCGAAAGACCAGAAAAAGTATTTTGCAGAACTCTGTTGCAGGAATGTCAAACAAGAACCCACTTCCCCTTGAATTACTAATTGGTAGTGGGAAAAGAAAAACTGTTAAAGAGACATACAACACGACATATGGGCAAAAGATAAGAGAGTTTATACATACATAGCTTTAAAATCGTACATCAGTCTGTTCAGGAGTATATTGAGCACAGATAGAAAGAAAGTTTAAACACAAATTAGCCAAGCAAAAACACAGCCATATATCAAATGGGACTTGGTGACGACACCAATGCTTCTTCCAATATACATaaacttcattttttttttacaatGATTACACCCTATGCAAACTCACAACAGGCCATGGTGAAACTCCAGGTGCTGGCAGCTGCGGCCGAATCACAGGAACCCGCTTCACAACAGAAAATGCTTCATTAAGGCGTGCAGCACGGCTCATGAATTGAGATACCTTCTGCACACAATGAAGAAACTTAATCAACACACAGACAAGGATTCGATAGTGAGAAGAAAGAGTGCTGGTCCAAGGCAAAGGACGGATTTAAGGACTTGATCCGATGATTCCCTATAATATTCACACAACAGAAGTACAAATTTTTTTGAAAACGTTTCAAGTCAAAAACATCAAAATCTGTTCGAGACACAAAGCATGAACACTGTTTGGTTATTCCAAGTTTTACAGCTGTTTAAGGTTGGATAGTTCTATAGGACACTTCAGAAGGGGGTTTAAAAATTCAGTTTCCATAGTTACACATGTCAAAGAGCATGTACTTCTGGTAACAtctatagcctgtttggccaagcttcttcaTGGCCAAAAACACTTTTTTCCCAAGCACTTTTGAGGAAAAAAAAAAGCAGCTTCTCCCAAaaacacttttttgaaaagcCAAACAGGCTATTTGGCAACATGCAGAATTGAGCAAAAGGTATACAAAATCCATAAACTAAATAAAAATGAAACCAAACTTGACGTTAAGCCTGAAAAGATATTTGGTAGCATTTGACGGTGCCGATGCCAACGAAGTAGACACCATCTGCACCAAATGAAAATGTCTCGAGTCGTTGGTTTATTTtctctcttcttttccttctcttttctccttttatttttttctttgctGGTGGAATTTAAAGCAAAATCATCATGTGAAACAATTTACAACAGAAGACTAAAATAATGTTAAAGGAGCACTAGTAGAAGTAATGAAGCAGCAGTCGTTTAATCCAAGGTAGACTCACAAAGTGCCTTAACAATACCGGTGTCTATTTAGCAACTTCTATTACAGAGTGGCTTCCAAGCTGTGGTCCCTTGTATCCTCTTTGTTTACATTTCACAAGTGCTAATAAGGACCGTGGCGGAAGCTGGAAGCAGCAGAAGTTGGAGAACAAACTGAAGGTATAGATTTACCCACCCACTcccataaaagaaaagaaaaaacaactTATTCATGATTGAGACTTTCGAAACACTTACTATAGGGGTATTGATAAACAACACTTGTGCTGTCTTCATTATCTAATACAACTGTAACACAAGGCTTATCTTTCCCAGGAATGTTAGGGTGTATTTTATAGCACAGACTATTAAATTTGGTAGTTACATCTCCATCCATGAGGAACCATTTGTTTATTCTCTATCTTATTGAAACAACTTCAATATAATTAGCGATTTTGGGTTTCTCCAGCTATGTGACTATGACTTGCTCCATAAATAAATCACAAGAGATATCAAGGCCGAGCTAGAATAAACAAGTTGCCTTGTTATTTCAAGCTAGATAAAGCACTTCACTCGCTAAAGAAGAAACAGCAATCATAATTACTGAAATGTCAAGAGGTACAAGAAACGAACTGCTAAATGATACAGGGCAACAGAATTCTAAAGGCATTATCAGCCTATAGTCCTATACCATTGCTCTATCCCACATCCTATATTTTCAAGATACACAGCACTCTGGAACAAAATTCAATATAAAATTTTGAACATGATGCAAGTGACGACCCAAAAAATCAAATAAATGCCAAAGTTTGAAGCCTTATTGGCCAGGAAGAATCAATTGTTCTTCCCATAACTAAAAATGTtaaatgaaaagaaaatgaaatggcACATCTAAGCATACACTATAAGACATCCAAGCAATGATGACACAAACTAATTACCGATTCCTATGATTCTGTCTTGCATATAGACAGGGCCATCCACAATACAATATCACTACACTCACGAGGAtttgaatagaagaaaatgatCTTACAAAGATCTCCTTTATGATCTTACAAAGATCTCCTTTGTATTATTTACTGATCTCCTGTGTTATATTTTACTAATTCCTGTGAAACGGGTCATATAACTATATTAACGGGTCATATAACTATAATAACATTTGTAAGCCATAAGACTGATCTCCCCTACACTCGCTAAAGAGTATACTGAAGTGTCATGATCCCTAGGGCCCCATTATTTTCCAATTCGAGTTTTAATCTCCCTCTTCTTCAAGTATCTACCATGAAAAAAGCTCAGCCCTTTAACAAAAATAACTATGTAACGTTATCAATTCCTCATTTTGCTTAACTATTAGATATTTCAAAAGCATAACACATGAATCAACATTCTTTcatttatttaatatgttttggatAAAGAGGATGAAGAAACAAACTACTCAAGCTTAAGGTTAGCACCTATAGTGTGGAAAAAACAATGTTACTAACATAATGGTATCGAAATGGGCAAAGTAACACTGACCTTATCATCGACAGTAACTTTGAGCTCCAAACTCTTAGTCTTCTTCTTCATCTTGTACAGTCTACGACCTAATATCACAAACCCCATAACAGCAGCAGCTACGGAGAAGGCCCACATAGGCCTAACCCTGAACACACAATACTTGAGAAGCTCCAATGGCACCTTCCACCACACCAAACTCCTCTTCTCTTCTCCTCCTTTACTTGCTTCAATTTCATCCCTCTTTTGACTTTCAACCCTCTCATTTTCGTCCTTTTGTTCTACACAAGCCTCTGACCTCTCTTCAACATCCCCAAATTTCACATCACCAATTCCATCTCCACCAGTATCAGACCAAAATTCCccaagatttttctcattttcacTACGTATATCTTCATTTTCCCCATTTTCACTACTTATATCTTCGATTCCTCCAAAACCCACTTCCAATTTCGAGTTTCCCACAACAGCCACCTCAagatttttcccattttcactACTTATATCTTCGATTCCTCCTAAAGCCACTTCCAATTTCGAGTCTTCCACAACACCCACCTCAagatttttcccattttcactACTTATATCTCCAATTCCTCCAGAACCCACTTGTAATTTCGAGTTTTCAAACACACCCACATCATTTTTCCCGTCAAATTCCCCAAATTGCCGATCTTCAGACCTTTCACTACCAGAGTCAATCCAGGTCGGATTATCCGATTCCTCAGAACCGTTAAAAGCAGCAAAAGTAGGAGTACTGTGAGAATCTATGGAGAAATAATTGGGTTGAATAAGACCCTTGGTTTCTTCGACGAAAGTATCCTCCTGGTTTTGGGGTAAGTTAACGGGGAGAACGGAATCTGAAGCTGAGTTGGGGTGGAGCAACTCCCAATCTTGAAATTCGGTATCCATGGTTTGTTGTTTGATCAGGAAACCCTAGATATGAGATTAGGACAAAAGAGAGGAGGAGCAAGTTTTGAATGGCATCAACTACTTTTTGGATTGGTGGGTTACCACAGATACCCACAACTTGCAATGTAGTTTCCAGTTTCCCATCAGATGAGATGAGACtgagaaccccccccccccccccccccccccccgtaacCGGATTTAACGTTTCATGTTATTTTATAAGTACATATTTTCTGTGACGCGTTACGAGACACCAAATCTAAGACAAGTTGGATACATAATAATATGTTCAGAATATCGCTTATACAAacgtaaaaaatatatattatatattttaatATAGAGTACTTATTATATATCAAATTTATCTTTAACCAACATGTTATCCTAATGAAAATGCAATAATAATATAGCTACGCTTTAACCCCAATAAGTCATGTGAATTGTATGAACTTCATTGACCACAATACTTTATTTAAACTCATCTCTAGTCAATATTATATAAATATGTGTATCTCAATCACAATGTTAAGACTaaaatattttctgaaaaatttccctattatttcttttcttcaatttttttcctttctaaatacTTTGTTGCAgttcctttttttttccttctctcgATTCTTATTGTTCTATTTAGGTCGCACCCCTTCTCCAAATATCAAAAATTGAAATAGCTTTTACACAAGCTTGCATTCATTTCATTGTAATATACGACCACTAAATAAGGGCCGACGCTTTACAAGTGCCGAGTCTGCCGACTTAGATCAAATATCACATCAAATGCGAAACAAGAAAAAAAGATGTTGACAATAAAGCTGAATTAGAAAGATGAAAGTGCCAAAATTAATAGCCTAAAAGCTAGGTAAATAAGCTAATATGGTATGTGCTATTTCCCTCTCGCCTTTCTTTGGTTCGTGCTTTATTATCATCATTGACGTATTTTACATTGATGATATTAGTTTTTTAATTACAATTCGACTTACATGTCAATTTTAAACTCAAACTATAAATAAAGGCACCAAAGCTCGGAGCCTTTATGTTGGTCCAAAATTAATGATTGATTTATATTATTTTCAAGAGATTGctatctaatatatatat
Encoded proteins:
- the LOC104086794 gene encoding uncharacterized protein isoform X1 translates to MDTEFQDWELLHPNSASDSVLPVNLPQNQEDTFVEETKGLIQPNYFSIDSHSTPTFAAFNGSEESDNPTWIDSGSERSEDRQFGEFDGKNDVGVFENSKLQVGSGGIGDISSENGKNLEVGVVEDSKLEVALGGIEDISSENGKNLEVAVVGNSKLEVGFGGIEDISSENGENEDIRSENEKNLGEFWSDTGGDGIGDVKFGDVEERSEACVEQKDENERVESQKRDEIEASKGGEEKRSLVWWKVPLELLKYCVFRVRPMWAFSVAAAVMGFVILGRRLYKMKKKTKSLELKVTVDDKKVSQFMSRAARLNEAFSVVKRVPVIRPQLPAPGVSPWPVVSLHRV
- the LOC104086794 gene encoding uncharacterized protein isoform X2, whose product is MDTEFQDWELLHPNSASDSVLPVNLPQNQEDTFVEETKGLIQPNYFSIDSHSTPTFAAFNGSEESDNPTWIDSGSERSEDRQFGEFDGKNDVGVFENSKLQVGSGGIGDISSENGKNLEVGVVEDSKLEVALGGIEDISSENGKNLEVAVVGNSKLEVGFGGIEDISSENGENEDIRSENEKNLGEFWSDTGGDGIGDVKFGDVEERSEACVEQKDENERVESQKRDEIEASKGGEEKRSLVWWKVPLELLKYCVFRVRPMWAFSVAAAVMGFVILGRRLYKMKKKTKSLELKVTVDDKVSQFMSRAARLNEAFSVVKRVPVIRPQLPAPGVSPWPVVSLHRV